Proteins co-encoded in one Aphelocoma coerulescens isolate FSJ_1873_10779 chromosome 21, UR_Acoe_1.0, whole genome shotgun sequence genomic window:
- the RNF223 gene encoding RING finger protein 223 has translation MESSALLPAQVPGSTTRESPRALFLSGGSIMSCFSQLWHSSTPESPTSPVPASPGEIPIPISPIVVTSPTDGKRKGRSPTGSPSSPNPTSPKPTSPVECSICFNTYDNTFKTPKLLQCSHVFCLECVARLSTGLPPNQPEDLLPCPFCRQLTNIPQEGAPALETSKELLATLPPELQQEKVLWMEGTKLCCRRASDDPENPESCISIDVAMSKPESTEAPPTGLAGRLSRCDLCDDWKRIVLLSALIIILFCIILWPVQCALKTGNLRCFTRTVAMSRPEYLPPKATTAAASVTQPPFQ, from the exons ATGGAATCTTCTGctctcctccctgctcaggtGCCGGGGAGCACCACCCGGG AGTCTCCCAGGGCTCTGTTCCTCTCCGGGGGCTCCATCATGTCCTGCTTCTCCCAGCTGTGGCACTCCAGCACTCCGGAGTCTCCCACCAGCCCCGTGCCGGCGTCTCCAGGAgaaatccccatccccatcagCCCCATCGTCGTCACCTCCCCCACAGATGGCAAAAGGAAGGGCAGATCCCCCACGGGCTCTCCCAGCTCTCCAAATCCCACCTCTCCCAAGCCAACCTCGCCCGTGGAATGCTCCATCTGCTTCAACACCTACGACAACACCTTCAAGACccccaaactgctgcagtgCTCCCACGTGTTCTGCCTGGAATGCGTGGCCCGCCTGAGCACGGGGCTGCCGCCCAACCAGCCCGAGGACCTGCTGCCCTGCCCCTTCTGCAGGCAGCTCACCAACATCCCCCAGGAaggagctccagccctggagaccagcaaggagctgctggccacgctgcccccggagctgcagcaggagaaggtGCTGTGGATGGAGGGCACCAAGCTGTGCTGCCGGCGCGCCTCCGACGACCCCGAGAACCCCGAGTCGTGCATCTCCATCGACGTGGCCATGAGCAAACCCGAGAGCACGGAGGCTCCTCCCACGGGGCTGGCGGGGAGGCTGTCCCGCTGCGACCTGTGCGACGACTGGAAGCGCATCGTGCTGCTCTCGGCCCTCATCATCATCCTCTTCTGCATCATCCTGTGGCCCGTGCAGTGCGCGCTCAAGACGGGCAACCTGCGCTGCTTCACCAGGACTGTGGCCATGAGCAGGCCCGAGTACCTGCCCCCCAAAGCCACCACGGCGGCGGCTTCGGTCACGCAGCCGCCCTTCCAGTAG